CGCGAAGCTGAACGTCCGCGTCCACCCGGAGCAGGATCCGGTCGAAGCCCAGGGCGCGGTCGTCCGCCACCTGAACGCCGTGCGGCCGTTCGGGATCCAGCTCCAGGCTCGGGGCCAGGAGACCGGTCAGGGCTACCGGGGACGGATGGCCGGGCCGACCTTCGACGCGGCCAAGGCCGCCTGGGCCCAAGCGTGGGGTGCCGAGACCCTGGTCGCCGGAGCAGGCGGGTCGATCCCGTTGGTGGCTTCCCTGCACGAGGCGGTGCCGGAGGCTGACATCGTGCTGGTCGGCGCGACGGACGGCTACGCCAACATCCACGGTCCGAACGAGCGCGTGTTGCTCGACGAGCTCGAGAAGGCGACGCTCGCGATAGCGGACCTGTTCGGGCGGCTGCCGGACGCTCGCAGCGCGGCGGAGCAGGGGTGAGCACCGCCGACGCGCCGGCGCCGCCGGCCGCCCCCGGGAAGCCTGGCCTGTTCCAGCGCATGCTCAACGTGATCGAGCGGGTCGGCAACAAGGTGCCGCACCCGGCCATCTTGTTCCTCGCGCTGTGCGCGGGTGTCATCGTGCTCTCCCAGCTGCTCGCGTGGGCCGGCGTCAGCGCGAGCTACGAGGTCGTCAAACCCCCGTCACAAAGCGTGGACGCGGTTGACGTCGGCGGCTCGACGCTGCCCGCCGAGATCATGCCGCCGCAGCCGCCCTCCGCGGGCGACTACCACGTCGTGCACGAGACGGTGCACATCCAGGGGCTGCTCACGGTCGACGGGATCCGCTACCTGTTCACCTCGTTCGTGAACAACTTCATGGGCTTCACCGCGATGGGGATCATCCTCATCGTCATGATCGGCGTCGGGGTGGCCGAACGGTCCGGACTCATCGCCGCGCTGATCCGCAAGCTCGTCGCCGCCTCCTCCGTCGGGGCGCTGACGTATATCATCGTGTTCCTGGGCATCCTCTCGAGCATCGCCTCGGACGCCGGGTACCTGGTGCTCATCCCCCTCGGCGCCGCCGCCTTTCTCAGCGTCGGACGCCACCCGCTGGCGGGCATGGCCGCGGCGTTCGCCGGTGTCGCAGGGGGGTTCGGCGTCAACCTGCTCGTGACACCAACCGACGCCGTGCTCACCGAGATCACTAACGAGTCGATCCATCTCGTCGACCCCGCCCGCTCCGTCGACCTGACGGCCAACCTGTGGTTCGGGATCGGCTCGACCGTGGTTCTCACGGTGGTTCTGGGCTTCATCACCTCCCGCGTGGTCGAACGCCGCCTCGGGGTCTACGACCCCTCGGTCGCTCCCCAGGCCGGCAGCGGCGACATCCAAGCAGCCGACGACGCCCCGGACGTGGACCCGGGCGCGGAGAGCAGAGGACTGCGCCTGGCGGGGATCTACCTCGCGGTCACCGCCGTGGTCGTCACGCTCCTGACGGTGCTGCCGGGTGCTCCGTTGCGCGACCCGCAGACGGGCAGCATCATCGGCACCTCGCCGTTCATGGACAGCTTGATCGTCATCATCACACTGCTCTTCCTTGCGGCCGGCCTCGGCTACGGGCGCGGCGCAGGCACGATCCGCACCAACACCGACGTCATCGACGCCGTCACCAAGTCCTGGGCCGGGCTGGCCGGCCTGCTGCTGCTCTTCCTGCTCATCGCGCAGTTCA
This portion of the Actinomycetes bacterium genome encodes:
- a CDS encoding AbgT family transporter; translation: MSTADAPAPPAAPGKPGLFQRMLNVIERVGNKVPHPAILFLALCAGVIVLSQLLAWAGVSASYEVVKPPSQSVDAVDVGGSTLPAEIMPPQPPSAGDYHVVHETVHIQGLLTVDGIRYLFTSFVNNFMGFTAMGIILIVMIGVGVAERSGLIAALIRKLVAASSVGALTYIIVFLGILSSIASDAGYLVLIPLGAAAFLSVGRHPLAGMAAAFAGVAGGFGVNLLVTPTDAVLTEITNESIHLVDPARSVDLTANLWFGIGSTVVLTVVLGFITSRVVERRLGVYDPSVAPQAGSGDIQAADDAPDVDPGAESRGLRLAGIYLAVTAVVVTLLTVLPGAPLRDPQTGSIIGTSPFMDSLIVIITLLFLAAGLGYGRGAGTIRTNTDVIDAVTKSWAGLAGLLLLFLLIAQFIAYFNYSKIPQVAAVKLGDLIENVHIGTAWLLLIAILITLVVGIIIPQAIAKWALLAPIFIPLFLRLGVDPAAVLAAYRVGDSPVNIVTPIMAYFPLIVVFAARYDRRSGIGTVIALMLPYFIALATVWTIFYLAWYLLGLPWGL